In Naumovozyma dairenensis CBS 421 chromosome 2, complete genome, the following are encoded in one genomic region:
- the DBP7 gene encoding putative ATP-dependent RNA helicase (similar to Saccharomyces cerevisiae DBP7 (YKR024C); ancestral locus Anc_1.261), which translates to MSSLDDADDGMLLNFVTDDSSTSKSTSNNSQKVTGGRWKDRRKLQMMLDGKKTRGKRSQQDLYKETGDDDEHDEDSKSNKKRSTMNNNNSRNQTLMTNKKTRELDNKLASRKGGVLPPNTASSEIVSSLFTSNREISTAVNTNKHDENIKINPSNAPSMEDSFDALGINDTLVSHLVEKMRITKPTNIQKLAIPNLISSNKKNNDLFIHAQTGSGKTLTYLLPIISSILEMEAHVDRKSGCFALIVAPTRELASQIYQVASTLTNCCHYLVPCLLIGGERKKSEKARLRKGCNFIVGTPGRILDHLQNTKVIREQMGDSLRYLVLDEGDKLMELGFEQTIDDILKIIHEVPINNRKFPKLPSRIINVLCSATLKGRVTKLGDVALQNYKLISVSGKTEKETVTVAPDQLLQQITIVPPKLRLVTLAAELNNMTKRAKENPEQTTRTMVFLSCSDSVEFHFETFSSNDSHHKDIVGDTVRLLTKGNTIFPCFDPAETPKVLCYKLHGSLSQQMRTQTLKHFATDNDATKGKHLIMFCTDVASRGLDLPYVSTVIEVDPPFAAEDHLHRIGRTARAGKPGESLLFLLPGEEEGYMDYIKPYHPLGWQLLKFDEDILKSAFSDLRVARNDITAKDAQRKKSKDKTEKILEWDTNATTWHLNVERRLLEDSTYKNVAMRGYTSHVRAYATHITQEKKFFNVRCLHLGHLAKSFGLRERPKSMGALGSKQQKMEDDAFKNKKKEDPQMKLIRMARKAVRASASEFNY; encoded by the coding sequence ATGAGTTCATTAGACGATGCCGATGATGGAatgttattaaattttgtcACTGATGATAGCTCTACGTCGAAATCCACGAGTAATAACTCTCAAAAAGTTACTGGTGGTAGATGGAAGGACAGAAGGAAGTTGCAAATGATGTTGGATGGGAAGAAAACAAGAGGAAAGAGATCACAGCAAGATTTGTATAAGGAAACTGGTGACGATGACGAGCACGATGAAGATTCCAAGAGTAACAAGAAAAGGTCGAcgatgaataataataatagtcGTAATCAGACATTAATGACTAATAAGAAAACTAGAGAATTAGACAACAAATTGGCAAGTAGAAAAGGTGGGGTATTACCGCCAAACACAGCTAGCTCTGAAATTGTTTCCTCCCTTTTCACATCAAACAGAGAAATTTCAACTGCCGTAAATACAAATAAGCAcgatgaaaatattaagatTAATCCATCGAATGCTCCTTCCATGGAGGATTCATTCGATGCTTTAGGGATTAATGACACATTAGTATCTCATTTAGTGGAAAAGATGCGTATTACAAAACCaacaaatattcaaaaattagCAATCccaaatttaatatcaagtaataaaaaaaataatgaccTATTTATACATGCTCAAACCGGGTCTGGTAAGACATTGACTTATTTATTACCAATCATATCCTCCATATTGGAAATGGAAGCTCATGTAGACAGAAAATCAGGATGTTTCGCCTTGATCGTTGCACCAACTCGTGAATTGGCCTCACAAATTTATCAGGTAGCTTCCACTTTGACTAATTGTTGTCATTATTTGGTTCCATGTCTTTTGATCGGTGGTGAACGTAAGAAATCTGAAAAGGCAAGATTACGTAAAGGTTGTAATTTCATTGTGGGAACACCAGGTCGTATATTGGATCATTTACAAAACACAAAAGTTATTCGTGAACAAATGGGTGATTCATTGAGATATTTGGTGTTGGATGAAGGTGATAAATTGATGGAATTAGGGTTTGAACAAACCATTGATGACATTTTAAAGATTATCCATGAGGTTCCAATCAATAACAGGAAATTCCCGAAATTACCATCACGTATTATTAATGTATTATGTAGTGCTACATTGAAGGGAAGAGTAACTAAACTAGGTGATGTTGCATTACAAAACTATAAGCTGATCAGTGTCAGCGGTAAGACAGAAAAGGAAACCGTTACTGTGGCACCAGATCAATTATTACAACAAATTACTATTGTTCCCCCGAAATTAAGGTTGGTTACTTTGGCTGcagaattaaataatatgaCAAAGAGAGCCAAGGAAAATCCTGAACAAACTACACGTACAATGGTTTTTTTATCCTGTTCAGATAGTGTTGAATTCCACTTTGAGACATTCTCATCGAATGATTCTCATCATAAAGATATAGTTGGCGATACAGTCAGATTATTGACTAAAGGGAATACTATTTTCCCTTGTTTTGATCCTGCTGAAACACCAAAAGTCCTATGTTATAAATTGCACGGGTCATTATCCCAACAAATGAGAACTCAAACTTTAAAGCATTTTGCCACAGATAATGATGCTACTAAAGGGAAACATTTAATTATGTTCTGTACGGATGTGGCAAGTAGAGGTCTTGATTTGCCATATGTTAGTACCGTCATTGAAGTTGATCCACCTTTCGCAGCAGAAGATCATCTTCATAGAATTGGTCGTACTGCTCGTGCTGGTAAACCTGGTgaaagtttattatttttacttCCAGgcgaagaagaaggttaCATGGATTATATTAAACCATACCATCCATTGGGGTGGCAGTTACTCAAATTCGATGAAGATATCTTAAAGTCTGCCTTCAGTGATTTGAGAGTTGCCAGAAATGATATTACTGCTAAAGACGCCCAAAGGAAAAAGAGTAAGGAcaaaactgaaaaaattCTGGAATGGGATACTAATGCCACTACTTGGCATTTGAACGTTGAAAGACGTTTATTAGAAGATTCAACTTATAAGAATGTAGCAATGAGGGGTTATACAAGTCATGTGAGAGCATATGCTACACATATAACTcaggaaaagaaatttttcaacgtCAGATGTTTACATTTGGGTCATTTAGCCAAGAGTTTTGGTCTAAGAGAGAGACCTAAGAGTATGGGTGCCTTAGGAAGTAAACAGCAAAAGATGGAGGATGATgcttttaaaaataaaaagaaggaagatcctcaaatgaaattaattcGTATGGCTCGTAAGGCAGTACGCGCCAGTGCTAGTGAATTCAACTATTAG
- the RQT4 gene encoding Rqt4p (similar to Saccharomyces cerevisiae YKR023W; ancestral locus Anc_1.259) → MTRADAIQFAITQIPEILPLEQDDVKKLCEQVLTSNKTPETIAQGFLDILGHEDLSFEFVIKFNELLSKKTQTQDDEVTSIVRPPREREFISPLQQDKSTSPLPPPPPSQLKLKPEEKKPLLKKDSTKGTLVSERLTKPPASIKKESMEKSSRKNEQKNKTKKVQSLRDIDDAVKFLELNKEEKNSKKYVCNCQGLRHPIFELAPNCLSCGKIICIKEGLHLNNCSFCGEELIPIGERVQMLEALQNEKDEVTKLDQENKLKAKQSVRKPTKTYKISSGMGKNLFQEQDKLFDFIERKRERERKREEVLNSENNIESMGVSENDSTKNVKEEDKDLIVAQERLNKLLHFQNTSAERTKIIDNASDFSMSNEVGLWGSARERALLLKKQQRNLRKWEKLEKERSGKRDKYVVSMNIGKNGKVTMSEVEKDEKMIADSDDEFEELSDEEDIEDLRAIKSLKKEINEGKELEREALHSSVWDYQEDKKKFERPVYIGDSHPSEDEGENANSKQWKSRVQISTNDDNALEENILAVL, encoded by the coding sequence ATGACTAGAGCTGACGCAATCCAATTTGCAATCACCCAAATACCAGAGATTTTGCCATTAGAGCAAGATGATGTCAAAAAATTATGTGAGCAAGTTCTCACCTCGAACAAGACTCCAGAAACAATAGCGCAAGGTTTCCTAGATATCCTAGGTCATGAAGATCtttcatttgaatttgtgattaaattcaatgaattacTGAGCAAAAAAACTCAAACACAGGATGATGAAGTTACGTCAATCGTACGACCACCTCGAGAGAGGGAGTTCATATCACCACTGCAACAGGATAAATCGACTTCTCCTCTccctcctcctcctccttCTCAGTTAAAGCTTAAAcctgaagaaaagaaacctCTCCTGAAGAAGGACTCAACGAAAGGGACCCTTGTTAGCGAAAGATTGACGAAACCGCCTGCTTCAATTAAGAAGGAATCCATGGAAAAGAGTTCAAGAAAGAATGAgcaaaaaaacaaaacaaagaaaGTACAATCTTTACGTGATATCGATGACGCAGTGAAATTCTTAGAACTAAAcaaagaagagaagaattCTAAGAAGTACGTTTGTAATTGTCAAGGTTTAAGACATCCGATTTTCGAATTGGCTCCTAATTGTTTATCATGTGGGAAAATCATTTGTATTAAAGAGGGGTTAcatttgaataattgtTCGTTCTGTGGTGAGGAACTTATCCCAATTGGTGAGCGTGTTCAGATGTTGGAAGCGTTACAGAATGAGAAGGATGAGGTTACTAAGCTTGATCAGGagaataaattgaaagctAAACAAAGTGTCAGGAAACCTACAAAAACTTATAAGATCTCCTCAGGTATGGGGAAAAATTTGTTCCAAGAACAAGATAAATTATTCGATTTTATTGAGAGAAAACGGGAGAgagaaaggaaaagagaagaagtGTTAAACTCTGAAAATAACATTGAATCAATGGGCGTTTCTGAGAATGATTCAACGAAAAAtgttaaagaagaagataaggACCTTATTGTTGCACAAGAGAGATTGAACAAGTTATtacattttcaaaatacaTCTGCTGAAAGGACGAAGATCATTGATAATGCAAGTGATTTTAGTATGTCAAATGAAGTGGGATTATGGGGCTCTGCTCGTGAGAGAGCTCTGTTACTAAAGAAGCAACAGCGTAATCTAAGGAAGTGGGAAAAGttagaaaaggaaagaagtGGGAAACGCGATAAATACGTAGTGAGCATGAACATTGGGAAGAACGGTAAAGTGACTATGTCGGAGGTAGAAAAGGATGAAAAGATGATAGCAGATTCGGATGACGAATTCGAAGAACTCagtgatgaagaagatatagAAGATTTAAGAGCTATCAAATCCTTaaagaaggaaattaaTGAAGGTAAAGAACTGGAACGAGAAGCACTACATTCCAGTGTTTGGGATTATCAAGAagataaaaagaaattcgAACGTCCTGTATATATCGGCGATTCACATCCTTCTGAAGATGAGGGCGAGAATGCAAATTCAAAGCAGTGGAAATCTAGAGTTCAAATCTCAACCAACGACGATAATGCGttggaagaaaatatcttgGCGGTTCTATAG
- the SET3 gene encoding histone-binding protein SET3 (similar to Saccharomyces cerevisiae SET4 (YJL105W) and SET3 (YKR029C); ancestral locus Anc_1.256): MDDREKEQSQDDTGLLADASTLLMFSKSTAPRPSESSTASNELPSMEHALEEQQRQREHVHHHSHKHRRESLRPLDAAASAAATALATAATVPLPLLHKKLKKTASNKLTEEEEMQKEIFENKEGTQVVDDSYIVDPDSGIITCICGFDDDDGFTIQCDHCNRWQHAICFGIKDVDSAPDDHLCDVCQPGNDIDRKLARRKQLQQRSLLGLNNLPELESRSENGNFDFDNHESSPKKDVKINANNKGRSQSNADKVAEDIHLEEMENDNDEKHTDDGRISSRPSVIDIPVQSPDLVVRKKEHFLTAKEAFQASFLPIDNYRTKDKLVDLFIKKHSNDEFIEEVPSFKPISFEVKPYADFNYSRVFPGFTKLGIFIQENCNENALIEEFLGEIDFKNRYLNNSRNQYNIWGCTKRKVLFHPHWPIYIDARASGNLTRYLRRGCNPNVELITIKVNNEIKFVLKAIKDIEKGEELQIAWNWNPKHPILKLIDEEDTFETLTSDEKVVLLTSIDSVLGSCECACGKNSKECHLSKIKKLSKNMVKSLKVKMNNRYKFNMVLDDLDLRKRRPGPVLDRLVKKSIDRRKRHKEGNLLKILLEELDPASLKDDIKFDENVTNRPMKTLEKERRNVTTKKNKEGTIHPFKIWLLSCNKIGKPTVHRKKTNIKIIENLEDLNESRITDLDKLSIPIKLEVQPSTQRPSLHSQSVHTSKISLTGLGLTKKAESTADIKMRFDGSKRHHSITTGPSMMLESNVLRGLSSPKILSSREKFDGKPPSRSTTPILLSAKEFQDMEKEHDKTLDLTSDGNSSASNLPASLASASQLKRN, encoded by the coding sequence ATGGACGATCGAGAGAAAGAACAGTCCCAGGATGATACCGGGCTCCTAGCAGATGCATCTACGCTGCTCATGTTTTCAAAAAGCACTGCACCGAGACCATCTGAATCATCTACAGCTAGTAATGAACTTCCTTCAATGGAACATGCTTTAGAAGAGCAACAGCGACAAAGGGAACACGTGCATCATCATTCTCACAAACATCGTCGAGAGAGTCTGAGACCATTGGATGCAGCTGCATCTGCTGCAGCTACTGCATTGGCCACGGCTGCTACTGTTCCATTACCGTTACTTCACAAAAAGCTGAAGAAAACTGCATCAAATAAACTTActgaggaagaagaaatgcaaaaagaaatatttgaaaataaagagGGAACCCAAGTAGTAGATGACTCGTATATTGTGGATCCTGATTCTGGAATAATTACATGTATTTGTGgatttgatgatgatgacggGTTCACTATTCAGTGTGATCATTGTAATAGATGGCAGCATGCCATTTGTTTTGGTATAAAAGATGTAGATTCCGCTCCCGATGATCATCTTTGTGATGTCTGTCAACCAGGGAATGACATAGATAGGAAACTGGCCAGAAGGAAACAGTTGCAACAAAGATCTTTGTTAGGtttgaataatttaccTGAATTAGAATCTAGGAGTGAAAATGGAAACTTTGACTTTGATAATCACGAATCATCACCAAAAAAAGACGTAAAAATAAACGCCAATAACAAGGGTAGATCTCAGAGTAATGCTGATAAAGTCGCAGAAGATATTCATTTAGAGGAAATGGAAaacgataatgatgaaaaacATACAGATGATGGGCGAATTAGCAGTAGACCATCAGTGATAGACATTCCTGTCCAATCACCGGATTTAGTAGTTCGAAAGAAAGAGCATTTTTTGACAGCAAAGGAAGCATTCCAAGCTAGTTTCCTGCCGATCGATAATTATCGGACGAAAGATAAACttgttgatttatttattaaaaaacaTTCCAATGATGAGTTTATAGAAGAAGTGCCCTCTTTCAAACCGATCTCATTTGAAGTAAAACCATATGCAGATTTTAATTATTCAAGAGTCTTTCCCGGTTTTACAAAATTAggaatatttattcaagaaaactgtaatgaaaatgctctaattgaagaatttttaGGTGAAATAGATTTCAAAAACCgttatttgaataattcaagaaatcaatataatatttggGGGTGTACCAAGAGGAAAGTTCTCTTTCATCCACACTGGCCAATATACATCGATGCAAGAGCATCTGGGAATCTAACGAGGTATCTACGAAGAGGTTGTAATCCAAACGTTGAATTAATAACCATTAAGGTTAACAATGAAATCAAGTTTGTTTTAAAGGCAATAAAAGACATTGAGAAAGGTGAGGAATTACAAATTGCATGGAATTGGAATCCTAAACATccaatattgaaattaattgatgaagaggaTACCTTTGAGACTTTGACATCGGATGAAAAAGTTGTATTGTTGACCTCTATTGATTCTGTATTGGGATCATGCGAATGTGCATGTGGTAAAAATAGTAAAGAATGTCATCTATCCAAAATTAAAAAGCTTTCAAAAAACATGGTCAAATCGCTAAAAGttaaaatgaataatagATACAAATTTAATATGGTGCTCGATGATTTGGATTTGAGGAAGCGACGCCCGGGACCTGTTTTAGATAGGTTAGTAAAAAAATCTATTGATAGAAGAAAACGTCATAAGGAGGgcaatttattgaaaatattgctAGAAGAGTTAGACCCTGCTTCGTTAAAAGATGATataaaatttgatgaaaatgttaCCAATAGACCGATGAAGACATTGGAGAAAGAAAGGAGGAACGTTAccacaaaaaaaaataaggaaGGAACAATTCATCCGTTTAAGATATGGTTGCTGTCATGTAATAAAATTGGGAAACCTACTGTACATAGGAAGAAAACAAACATTAAGATTATCGAGAATTTAGAGGATTTAAATGAATCCAGAATTACTGatcttgataaattatctaTTCCAATCAAGCTTGAAGTGCAACCTTCGACACAGCGCCCATCATTACATTCACAATCAGTACATACTTCAAAAATATCTCTCACAGGATTAGGCCTAACCAAGAAAGCTGAATCCACCGCAGATATTAAAATGCGATTTGATGGATCCAAGAGGCATCACAGTATCACTACAGGCCCTAGTATGATGCTAGAGAGTAATGTACTTAGGGGATTGTCATCGCCAAAGATTCTTTCATCAAGAGAAAAGTTTGACGGTAAACCGCCTAGTAGATCAACGACTCCCATTTTGCTCAGTGCAAAAGAATTTCAAGATATGGAAAAAGAACATGACAAAACCTTGGATTTGACTAGCGACGGTAATAGCAGCGCTTCCAATTTGCCAGCCTCTTTAGCATCAGCTTCCCAACTGAAAAGAAACTAA
- the GMH1 gene encoding Gmh1p (similar to Saccharomyces cerevisiae GMH1 (YKR030W); ancestral locus Anc_1.252) codes for MSVLPRTVQDVNPTQNRKSISVMNSNNDAYDYNHYNNSTFSNNNRIPIVIKRLFKTPKNLDFETATWEMFHLIFKPRKAFRSFYYQHQTKNQWARDDPSFFLLQILLLSITSIAWSIAYGRSFMGFCKLLFNMIFIDFFLLGFIISTMFWFILNRPFFQFKLMTNNDYYNSNNVNNSTRPSIEWGYCFDVHCDAFLVILLLLYFLQFLLLPIINLHNWFALIVGNSLYCFAIGHYFILTFYGYSQLPFLKNINFILLPTLGMALLYVISLIGIDLSSWLSFYNYTN; via the coding sequence atgaGTGTATTGCCTAGAACTGTCCAGGATGTTAATCCTACGCAAAATAGAAAATCAATCTCAGTGATGAATTCTAACAATGATGCATATGATTATAACCATTACAATAACAGCACTttcagtaataataataggataccaatagtaataaaaagaCTTTTCAAGACACCAAAAAATTTGGACTTTGAAACAGCTACGTGGGAAATGTTCCACTTGATCTTCAAACCTAGAAAGGCATTCCGttcattttattatcaacatCAAACCAAAAATCAATGGGCAAGAGATGATCcatctttctttcttttacAAATCTTACTATTGTCAATCACATCGATCGCATGGTCCATTGCATATGGTAGATCATTCATGGGATTTTGCAAACTACTATTCAATATGatattcattgatttctttCTGTTAGGTTTCATAATCTCTACCATGTTTTGGTTCATATTAAACAGAccatttttccaattcaaacTAATGacaaataatgattattATAACAGTAATAATGTCAATAACAGTACTCGACCATCCATAGAATGGGGCTATTGTTTTGATGTTCACTGTGATGCATTCTTAGTTATCCTGTTATTACTGTATTTCTTGCAATTCCTATTATTACCAATAATTAATTTGCATAATTGGTTTGCCCTGATTGTGGggaattcattatattgtttCGCCATTGGTCATTACTTCATCTTGACCTTTTATGGTTATTCACAATtaccatttttgaaaaatatcaacTTTATCCTATTGCCAACTTTAGGTATGGCCCTCCTTTATGTTATTAGCTTAATAGGTATTGATTTATCTTCATGGTTAAGTTTTTATAATTACACAAACTAA